Proteins from one Epinephelus moara isolate mb chromosome 1, YSFRI_EMoa_1.0, whole genome shotgun sequence genomic window:
- the LOC126391533 gene encoding N-acetyllactosaminide alpha-1,3-galactosyltransferase-like, whose protein sequence is MKGQFFTAVSGLKERSAGTFCCLVLLVVSFTSLYLRYLASLVPAENLLVTREGKLRRSVNLDHTLNFRARQGVDTRTSWKAPIIWEGMFDPKLYDQHHIQNQTSVALTVFAVGRYLDAYLKTFLTSAEQHFMLGLQVTYYVFTDQPEKVPNIKLGPQRSLKVIQVEKHSRWQDISMMRMKTISDTIESEIRHHCNYVFCFDVDQVFKGRFGSEALGDSVALLHAWYYKLPKHKFTYDRNPKSKAFMETGDYYYHAALFGGLLENVKNLADFCFLGIMEDKLNDVEALWHDESHLNKYFWLHKPSRLLSPEYCWDQIIGENSDIHVKRLIWAPKHYNRLRTG, encoded by the exons ATGAAGGGGCAGTTTTTCACAGCTGTGAG TGGGCTAAAGGAAAGGAGCGCTGGAACCTTCTGCTGTCTTGTGTTGCTCGTTGTCAGCTTCACCTCCTTATATTTAAG ATATCTGGCGAGCCTCGTCCCTGCGGAAAACCTGCTGGTGACCAGAGAAGGAAAACTAAGACGGAGTGTCAACTTAGACCACACGCTGAACTTCAG GGCCAGACAGGGGGTTGATACACGGACATCTTGGAAAGCTCCTATCATCTGGGAGGGGATGTTTGACCCCAAACTTTACGACCAACACCACATCCAAAACCAGACATCTGTGGCCCTCACCGTGTTTGCTGTGGGAAG GTACCTTGACGCCTACCTCAAGACTTTCCTTACCTCGGCAGAACAACACTTTATGTTGGGGTTACAGGTGACATATTACGTGTTCACAGATCAGCCAGAGAAGGTACCAAATATCAAGCTCGGCCCTCAGCGAAGCCTGAAG GTTATCCAGGTGGAAAAGCACTCCAGGTGGCAGGACATCTCCATGATGCGAATGAAAACGATATCAGATACCATTGAATCAGAGATTCGTCACCACTGTAATTACGTCTTCTGCTTTGATGTGGATCAAGTGTTTAAGGGAAGGTTTGGCTCAGAGGCTCTGGGGGATTCTGTGGCTTTACTACACGCATGGTATTACAAACTTCCAAAGCACAAATTCACCTATGACAGAAACCCCAAATCCAAAGCCTTCATGGAAACTGGAGATTACTACTACCATGCTGCTCTCTTCGGAGGCTTGCTGGAAAATGTGAAGAATTTGGCAGATTTCTGCTTTCTGGGTATCATGGAGGACAAACTGAACGATGTGGAGGCTCTGTGGCATGATGAGAGTCATCTGAATAAGTACTTTTGGCTTCACAAACCAAGCAGGCTGCTCTCCCCCGAATACTGCTGGGACCAGATTATTGGCGAGAACAGTGACATACATGTAAAGCGCCTAATATGGGCACCAAAACATTATAACAGACTTCGTACTGGGTAG